One part of the Deltaproteobacteria bacterium genome encodes these proteins:
- a CDS encoding phosphoribosylformylglycinamidine synthase subunit PurQ, with protein MSPVKALVLYGYGLNCDYETQFALAQAGAEAIRVHVNELVSGEARLTDFHLLALVGGFSWGDDHGAGVILGLRLKLALQSEVVDFIQAGKLILGICNGFQVLVNMGLLPGLGGRYDQRQVAFIPNDCGNFRDAWVHLRVNPERSVFTRGINHLELPVRHGEGKFFAPSDILAELFAGELVVLQYANRAGELAHGRFPDNPNGSLGDIAGICDPTGRVLGLMPHPEAHISFVQHPTWTRQKETWRRQHQPPPHLEGAGMQLFRNAVNYLEETFTASPA; from the coding sequence ATGTCACCTGTCAAAGCGCTGGTCCTCTATGGCTACGGCTTGAACTGTGATTATGAGACCCAGTTTGCCCTGGCCCAGGCCGGGGCCGAGGCCATACGGGTGCATGTCAACGAACTGGTATCCGGCGAGGCGCGGCTCACTGATTTTCATCTACTGGCCTTGGTGGGCGGCTTTAGCTGGGGCGATGATCACGGCGCCGGGGTCATTCTGGGGCTGCGGCTGAAGCTGGCCTTACAATCCGAGGTGGTTGACTTCATTCAGGCCGGGAAACTGATCCTGGGCATCTGCAACGGTTTCCAGGTGCTGGTCAACATGGGCTTGCTGCCCGGCTTGGGCGGACGCTACGATCAGCGCCAGGTAGCTTTTATTCCCAACGATTGCGGCAACTTCCGGGATGCTTGGGTGCATCTCCGGGTCAACCCCGAGCGTTCGGTGTTTACCCGTGGCATCAATCATCTGGAATTGCCGGTGCGCCACGGCGAGGGCAAGTTTTTTGCTCCCTCGGATATTCTGGCCGAACTATTTGCCGGGGAACTAGTAGTCTTGCAATATGCAAACCGGGCGGGTGAACTGGCCCACGGACGCTTTCCGGACAATCCCAATGGCTCCCTGGGCGATATCGCCGGCATCTGCGATCCCACCGGCCGGGTCCTGGGTCTGATGCCTCACCCTGAGGCCCATATCAGCTTCGTCCAACATCCGACCTGGACCCGCCAGAAAGAAACTTGGCGGCGGCAGCATCAACCCCCTCCCCATCTGGAAGGGGCCGGCATGCAATTATTCCGCAACGCGGTTAATTATCTGGAGGAAACCTTTACCGCCTCCCCGGCCTGA